The genomic interval ACGACGGCTGACGAACATCCTGGTAAGCAGCGGGGCCTCCCCTCCTCGCGTTGCGATACTGCAGCGCGAGCCTGGCTGCAGCTAGGCCTTCTGTCGGCTCATGCTCCTTCACCCAGGTGCGGACGTCTGCCGGGAGGACGTGAAGAAGCTGCTCCAGGATAATCTGCTCCCCGATCTGCTCCTTGGAGTGCTGCTCCGGTCGGATCCAGCGCCGGTACAGCCCCTTCAGACGGTGGTAGGTCTCGGTCGAGCTCTCTCCAGCTGGCACTGATATGGACCTAAACTGCTGCCTGTAGGTCTCCGGTGAAACATCGAACTTGATCAGCAGTGCAGCTTTCAAGTCCGGGTAGGAGTGCGCCGACTCCTCATCCATGGCTGTATAAGCTTCTAACGCCTTCCCGGTGAGTAAGGGCACCAGCCGACATGCCCACTCACCTTCCGGCCAACCCCAAGTTCTTGCGATGCGCTCAAAGCGTAGCAGGTAGTTTTCAATGTCCTCCCCTGAGACATATTGAGGGATCTTGGGGTCGCCGTAAAGCTGGCCCTCATGTCTCGCGGGTTCAGCTCTCTCCATGCTGATCCTTGGGGCCTCCTTGGCGCCAGCTCCTCTCCGAGGAGCTGGAGTGGGGGGGTCCACCCGGAGACTCGGTGTTGACTCCTCAAATGGTGATGCAGGTCTGGACACAGGGACAGACAGCTGTGGGGCTGGGAAGGTGGCCCGAAGCCCTCTCAGCTCCGCCAAAAACCCCTTGTCCCTCTGCTCCTGTCCTTTCAGAAATGTCCTCATGACCTCCACAAGCTCCTCCCTGGTACCTGGTGCAGGCTGCCTGATTGAGGTAGCGGCGCCACCTTCCTCATCTTCAGTTGCCCAGCCTCCGTCATCCACAGGTAAGTCCTGCTTCACTTTTTGTGAGCGCAGCCCTGTACGCTTCACAGTAGGGTGCTTCCGTCGACTGGCcatcccactcctgacaccaaATGTCACGGGttcattccaaaaataaacaaaaaaatgatggCTCAGTCAAAAAATAGCCTTcgtgcttttcttttattagtcccaggtgaaaaaatgaaacaatgttgatattttcagttgagaaaaaaaaaaacacaaaacaagtaTTCACAAGACTACTTACAGGACAAACTTACTCAGACAGCCAACACTACCATGGGATCCAGCATAACCCTCTAGTGAGCTCAGCTCCCCTTTAAATACCCCTTTAGCCCCTCCCCCGGGTAAACCAAAATACAAATTAAGGGGTTttaaggacaaaacaaaaaaaaaaaaaaggaaaatataacaagactcaaaacagttttctgcatagaaactcaaaaaaaaattagacaaaaatGACTCCATACAAAATGACTCCATACAAATCTACAAAACGTCAGAaacataaacaatataaaaatacaatactAACACCCAAAATGGTTAAGTCCTTTGTCACGTGACTGGCGAAGCGAGCTACTCTGCGCTATTTCCAGCATGACGCGGAAGTGGTCCGGTTTGGTCCCTGGACCAGGAACAGCTGGAATGAAGCGGAGGCGAGAGGTGAGTGTGTGGGAGCTCGGCGCCAAGTGCGCTCCGGCACCGCGCTCCCCTGAGTCAGAGGGAGCGCGGACACGTTGAGTCTGGGATGGGCGCTTAGCGGCGCTCCATCacacaaaacaactggactttattCCGAAGTTTGaggacgtttcgcttcccatcctgaaagctttctcaattcagaATGTCTGGAGGATTAATGTAATAACTGGAAGGAATCAACcgtatagctgtgttgtaagtttttgagagttggaccTCCTCTATTTAACAGATACTCTGTTAAAATGCTACTctgtttaaaggagaagtccggtcaacaaggaaaaatctgtggatcattagctatacctaaaactaatacgtttgtggtgatttaatgaatttagcgttaatcaataagaaaataacgcgctgcagctcatcctgacagcagcagagagaaaactCAGAAGGAGCCGCTCAGCCCGTATTTTCTACAGTTTAtgtttgcaataactgatgataactgctggaagtagattaggcggtgcagatcaccatcttgagcagagattggttctaaagattaGTTTTATattcatcttataacattgaagaacccaacccataaaccgtattttaatgtttatttgttgtctttttatgtctctaaaatgtaaaatcagtattaatttaaatttaaatgcttaataccatgtctatctttgtttaagaagttaaaatatatatatatatatatatatgtttttaaaacgggtatttatttacaagggggcagatagggcattgggacttgctctacagccgataccgcagagtgacgtcacaaactgggaggaggcagtactgttctgcaccaagatggctgcccccataaaaggaccttcaaacgaaaattactcttaattaaaaaaagcttatcatttatggaacagtatgtaataattttatatttaaagcagtttgaattctgattttgcctggacttctcctttaacagaggaggaggacttaggTTCCAaatctcaaaaacttacaacaaaGCTATAGGGTTGATTCCTTCCAATTATCACTTCAATCCTCACCTCCTtacaggtgatcaaaacatcgttcctgtaaatcaggccaataacaaccctaacgactccttattactaaggggtggacctgttttggttcaatttgcatgttatctaagccaacAATATAAAGCATGgagctccacactactccagacatttgaattgagaaagctttctggatgggaagcgaaacgtcttcaaacttcgggaaaaaaagtccagttgttttgttttttaactgttttggaATATAAGTGGGGGTATACGGATACTAGGGTATACACAATGGTatgacggacggacggacggacgtacagacggacggacggacgttTCCATAGACACAACAAACTATAATTATTGccataaacagaaacaaataagtATGCATAGGTTACAGTGGTCCTACAAAGCAACCTCCCAGCATCAAGCTCCACCATTGACTCCCCATTCATAACAGTAATATAATCCTTGTTCAGGACGCTGAGTGTTTTTCTGCTATCTGGTGCGCCCCCTTTCTAATTGCACCCTGGGCAACTGCCCAAAATGGCGCGCATCAAAAACAGCATTGATGTCATGCAGTGAGGAGCTAAATGCAGTGTTAACAGTTGAGCCACTCTCATCCAAAACAACGatgcacacatttttaaattgtgtttttgtatacTGGCAACAAAAGGTGTGTTCTAACTATGGCTTCCTGAACAGTTTTTCTGCTGAGCTAAAATTTCCTCTAATCCACAATTTACCAAGGCTGCATTTTCTGTTCATTTCCATAAAGTTGGATTCTTTATGTGGATCAGGTCCTCTGCTCCTGAGTCTGGAGACGCTGAAGGAAAAAGCAGAACTCTAGTCAGGATTACAATTGATTATCTGAAGAAACAACTTGAGGTTAATAGTGTTTGAGCTATTAAACTTCATTTGAAATACTTCGAATGCAGAGGAAGTTTATAATAATCTAATACATAGATATCAGGACCTGGCTGGTGTCTGGTGTGTAGTGGTGCTCCATCTGCTCCGTCAACAGTCACTCATCTCATCAGTCcataaaacctttgagaaaTCTGTCTGCAGATATTTCTTGGCCCAGTCTCGACGTTTCAACGTATGCATCTTGTTCAGTGGTGGTTCCAGCCTCCCTTACCTTGGCCATGTCTCTGATCACTGAACACCTGGGACTTCTGGGTGCTCCAGGTAGCTTGCAGTTCTGGGATATGACAGCGCTGGAGGATAACAGGTTCCTGCTTCATGTTTGATTCTTCTCAAATCTTTGGCTGTAAATTTGCGTCTTTTTTTCTCAACACGTTTCTTGCGACCTCGTTGACTATTTGCTTCAAAACGTTTGATGATTCTGTGATCACGGCCCAATATTTTGGCAATTTCAAGAGTGCTGCATCCctctcaaagttttttttatgattttggaCTTTTCAGAGTCTTAAATCTCCTTTCTGGCCAGGAAAGGAAGCTGCCTAATAATTATGCACACCTTGAAAAAGGGTGTTGAACATCTTAGGCCCCGCCTTCCTcattacacaaacacacatcagCTGATTTGCTTAAATCCAATAAGCATTTAAGTTTATACAGCTTGGAGTTGGAAAATATGCATATAAATGGTGATATGGTGAAGAATTGCCTAATAATTGTGCACACAGTTTATTAGGGCTGTTAGGTTTTATTGATGTGTTTTGATACAAACCCTGTAGAACaatataaaaatgcatcattaataaatgtgtttgcaAACAGAAACATACGaagccctagaggggtcatcgcaaaatgttttgcatgttgagagaatgtgcgctcgttttactacattgtgcactcattttactaaatggtgtgcacaatttactatattgtgctcttgttttactatagtgtgagctcattttactaaatttagcatagtaaaacgagggcacaatttattaaaacgaaagcacaatttagtgaacatggttatagaacatcgtgtgcacgatctacttaaacgtggccacaatatgtaaaacgtgcactcaatattgtcttgacacatgtaaacatgagcacgttatagtatattcgagatctcaATCTACCAAAACGCACCACCGAAAGAAAACATGCTCACGTTTTACTAATTGGAGGGCTCAATTAAATCaaaacgtgctcacaaattatcatgacctgaaaaaaaatatcacttaaagtgagctctctCGGGCTCCGTAGAAACACAAAACTCCCGTCATGTAATTTTAATTTAGGAGAAAATAAAGCCCACAGAAGAAGagacaacaggaagtgaaatGCTGTTCTTCCTGCAGACGAACAGCACCTAAAGTTGGGCTTTGATCACAAATAGCTGCCGCCTGACAGAGAACCACATGATATGTTGCAAAACCAAGAGGTGTTTTGTGacatttcttccatttttgtAATATATTACATCAGCGCTGTGTCAACATTTTGACCAAGGATGTTGTCTAACTTATGTTTACCTTGAACTTCACTTAATGCATCCAGAAAGTGACAAAAGCAACCTCTCTGGTCCGGCTGCATCCATCacaataaaagaataattaGGTTTAAGAACCAGTAAACAGGCTTTTCATGTTCTCTTCttgaactttgtttttatttcttctctttttcatgtttaaaatatgaCTCAGCGTCTTCAGTCACCTACCCCATCACACACTTTCATGTCTCTTAGTCCTAAACTGTGCTGATTCAACAACAAAGTGCTTCAGTTTCTCTTTATCAGAAGTCACATGATTGACAAGGCCTCCAGGGTTTGGAAACTTGCTGTCTAATCTTCCATTGTCTCACAAGTTGCCACAGTTTCCTGAGCTTATAATGCAATGACGGTGACACGTTGGGTACAActgaaaactttgtttttctcaaaGTTTTCCTCAGATCAGCTGGTTTTGGGTGGTTGAACTGAAACGCTTCACCCCTTTATTCTCCTTTCAGTCTGGTGAAAACCCTGGTTGTTATGATAACTGTTACATTAGACAGCTATTAACAATTATCATCACATAAATGATCAGTTCTCTGATCTGTGAGCAACTGTTCAGTACAGATTCTGTTCACAGCGACAAACAAACAGATGctgaatgtttctgttaaacAGAAAGTGAACCTAACAGAAGACAGAAAACTATTTCAGTCGGCGACgggctccctttttttttaaaacttgccgttttgaaaaaaagttggttgaataaagggttgagtttgaattcagtgtttgtgtctgtatctaaaaataggttgctaagcaacagcataaaatggccaggactgcacttaaaataaatgcttttaatttgttgataattgtcaatatcgatcaatatcgATGAGCTAGGTTTTGAATCCTGGACATTTTTCCTGCAGGACAACAGTGCTAGGAGCTGTGActctatagccccatttacactacccttgttaaaccgatccatgctgagcttggatcagttaaccaaaccgagcctggttctgacgaccgtttacacatcacctatctcggttccttggttcctcgcgatctgcggtactgctgctctctttattccaacagaataaaatcagttggaacaaaaaataaaacatggaaaaatagaaactaaaagcaaacattaaaaacagttggactacaaagttgaactaatgatgtttcagtaaaacagattaactagaacagttaaaatcctaaacaaataaccttgatttaaaggaactcaggctttcagcactttttccagttttctgggagtttgttccagatcagtggagcataggaactaaatgctgcttctccctgtctggttctggttctggttctggttctgcagagcaggctggagccagaagacctgagtggtctggagggttgatgccctgataacaagtctgtgatgtatttaggtgctaattcagggatttatagactaacagaaggattttaaagtctattctctgagatccagggagcagtggaaggacttcagaaccgggtccatgttctctacgttcttagtcttagtgaggacttcagaaccgggtccatgttctctacgttcttagtcttagtgaggacttcagaaccgggtccatgttctctacgttctttgtcttagtgaggacttcagaaccgggtccatgttctctacgttcttagtcttagtgaggacttcagaaccgggtccatgttctctacgttcttagtcttagtgaggacttcagaaccgggtccatgttctctacgttcttagtcttagtgaggacttcagaaccgggtccatgttctctacgttcttagtcttagtgaggacttcagaaccgggtctatgttctctacgttcttagtcttagtgaggacttgagaaccgggtccatgttctctatgttcttagtcttagtgaggacttcagaaccgggtccatgttctctacgttcttagtcttagtgaggacttcagaaccgggtccatgttctctatgttcttagtcttagtgaggacttcagaaccgggtccatgttctctacgttcttagtcttagtgaggacttcagaaccgggtccatgttctctacgttcttagtcttagtgaggacttcagaaccgggtccatgttctctacgttcttagtcttagtgaggacttcagaaccgggtccatgttctctacgtttttagtcttagtggaaggactttagaaccgggtccatgttctctacgttcttagtcttagtgaggacttcagaaccgggtccatgttctctacgttctttgtcttagtgaggacttcagaaccgggtccatgttctctacgttcttagtcttagtgaggacttcagaaccgggtccatgttctctacgttcttagtcttagtgaggacttcagaaccgggtccatgttctctacgttcttagatttagtgaggacttcagaaccgggtccatgttctctacgttcttagtcttagtgaggacttcagaaccgggtctatgttctctacgttcttagtcttagtgaggacttgagaaccgggtccatgttctctatgttcttagtcttagtgaggacttcagaaccgggtccatgttctctacgttcttagtcttagtgaggacttcagaaccgggtccatgttctctatgttcttagtcttagtgaggacttcagaaccgggtccatgttctctacgttcttagtcttagtgaggacttcagaaccgggtccatgttctctacgttcttagtcttagtgaggacttcagaaccgggtccatgttctctacgttcttagtcttagtgaggacttcagaaccgggtccatgttctctacgtttttagtcttagtggaaggactttagaaccgggtccatgttctctacgttcttagtcttagtgaggacttcagaaccgggtccatgttctctacgttcttagtcttagtgaggacttcagaaccgggtccatgttctctacgttcttagtcttagtgaggacttcagaaccgggtccatgttctctacgttcttagtcttagtggaaggacttcagaaccgggtccatgttctctatgttcttagtcttagtgaggacttcagaaccgggtccatgttctctacgttcttagtcttagtgaggatttcagaaccgggtccatgttctctacgttcttagtcttaatgaggacttcagaaccgggtccatgttctctaccttcttagtcttagtgaggacttcagaaccgggtccatgttctctacgttcttagtctcagtgaggacttcagaaccgggtccatgttctctacgttcttagtctcagtgaggacttcagaaccgggtccatgttctctacgttcttagtctcagtgaggacttcagaaccgggtccatgttctctacgttcttagtcttagtgaggacttcagaaccgggtccatgttctctacgttcttagtcttagtgaggacttcagaaccgggtacatgttctctacgttcttagtcttagtgaggacttcagaaccgggtccatgttctctacttatGATCTGCTCTGAGCAGTTGTcatgctgaggtgagtgaatcatcagtgcagacagatCTGCATAGGTCAACATGAATTATCATCGTCGTGAGTTCTGAGTGGCGCTTGTGTCGATTCTGTGTCCAAAAATATCGGCGTCAGCCTGACTTACATAGAAATTAATCTGGGTTAATGTGTTAAAAGTGTAGGAAGGTACCAGAAACACAAGCTGAATATTTACCAGCTTGACGGGGGTTTTTGTGGCCCAAACTCTGACGAAGAAACTTCCTCACACCATTGACCCATGCATCAATCTAAATAAATGAGGTGTGGAGTTGTGACTCAGGCTGCCAAGCCTACATGTATGTGAAGATAAAAACACCCACAGCTTTTGTTTATCATCCACTTCTTTACTTTATTAGGGAGCAATCTAATCAGCAATGGTTGGGCGTTTAATGCATAGTGCTTTTAATCGTTACGGTCTAGTAGAGTCTAACATTTTAGGGCTGCAGTAATTTCTTGATAGATTGTTTAAtattctgttttgctttttattaatgaatgaGGCAGGGAGTCGGGTCAGAGCTGATGGTTGGAGCTAAACCCAGGaagtcctggaggaaaacctgctgGATGcttcagaagacctgagactggggtggaggt from Fundulus heteroclitus isolate FHET01 chromosome 21, MU-UCD_Fhet_4.1, whole genome shotgun sequence carries:
- the LOC105924614 gene encoding uncharacterized protein LOC105924614, which produces MASRRKHPTVKRTGLRSQKVKQDLPVDDGGWATEDEEGGAATSIRQPAPGTREELVEVMRTFLKGQEQRDKGFLAELRGLRATFPAPQLSVPVSRPASPFEESTPSLRVDPPTPAPRRGAGAKEAPRISMERAEPARHEGQLYGDPKIPQYVSGEDIENYLLRFERIARTWGWPEGEWACRLVPLLTGKALEAYTAMDEESAHSYPDLKAALLIKFDVSPETYRQQFRSISVPAGESSTETYHRLKGLYRRWIRPEQHSKEQIGEQIILEQLLHVLPADVRTWVKEHEPTEGLAAARLALQYRNARRGGPAAYQDVRQPSSQPRASFNPPRDPGPAPSQRGPGKELICFYCQQSGHKAALCPIRKAKLTGACYTPRAEDMQGVGRKQWFKEVCINGEPVTALVDSGSFMTLVRRDFVPTGLLDYIPSRGGTQYKAAAGA